Proteins encoded by one window of Oreochromis niloticus isolate F11D_XX linkage group LG17, O_niloticus_UMD_NMBU, whole genome shotgun sequence:
- the nup50 gene encoding nuclear pore complex protein Nup50: MAKRIADKELTDRNWDQEEEGEEAGTFSVASEDVLKNRAIKKAKRRNTGTESEGSGAFKGFKGFSLTAAASSSSAPTPFSGFGNGGSFKGLGGLTNGNSVTPSFGGFSSPAASSSAPGLTFNGPSSAKPAADIATKQTNGSAPSASQSSSSSNKEYSRQLTALNCSVRDWITKHVNDNPLCDLNPIFRDYERHLASIERQYGGGSADGGSEEKKHGGTLPATAAVLPPPSSSSGSSSAASTPAALFSFTKNTTDDSTREKSSAAAPIPAGVTFNFGQKVDSSVLGSLGNKSTPPSFSFSSSSSSSSSQTSVFGAPGSAAPLSFSGAKAEDAQPTDENGDEESEEPPKPEVKEVKEDDAFYSKKCKMFYKKESEFKDKGVGTLHLKNTPEGKTQMIIRADTNLGNILLNIIVQSSMPCTRVGKNNVMVVCVPNPPVDEKNPTTPVPLLIRVKTSEDADELHKILEEKKA, from the exons ATGGCGAAGAGGATCGCTGATAAGGAGCTCACGGACAGGAACTGGGatcaggaggaggagggcgaGGAG GCCGGGACGTTTTCAGTGGCGAGTGAAGATGTGCTTAAGAATCGAGCAATCAAGAAGGCCAAACGCAGAAACACTGGAACCGAG AGCGAGGGCAGTGGAGCATTTAAAGGCTTTAAAGGCTTCTCTTTGACCGCGGCGGCAAGCAGCAGCTCAGCTCCAACTCCCTTCTCCGGGTTTGGGAATGGCGGAAGCTTCAAAGGCCTCGGCGGTTTGACGAATGGGAACAGCGTCACGCCCTCCTTCGGAGGTTTCTCCTCACCTGCAGCGTCCTCGTCTGCACCTG GTCTGACCTTTAACGGGCCATCCTCGGCTAAACCCGCCGCTGATATTGCCACCAAGCAGACCAATGGCTCCGCCCCCAGTGCGAGTCAGAGCTCCAGCAGCAGCAATAAAGAGTACAGCCGGCAGCTCACGGCGCTCAACTGCTCAGTGCGGGACTGGATCACCAAACACGTGAACGACAACCCGCTGTGCGACCTCAACCCTATCTTCAGGGACTACGAGCGCCACCTGGCCAGCATTGAGCGCCAGTATGGCGGCGGATCAGCTGACGGAGGCTCTGAGGAGAAGAAGCATGGAGGGACACTGCCAGCCACAGCCGCagttcttcctcctccttcatcTTCCTCCGGCAGCAGCTCGGCGGCCTCCACTCCTGCTGCCTTGTTCTCCTTCACCAAAAACACAACAGACGACTCAACCCGGGAGAAAAGCTCCGCCGCCGCTCCAATCCCTGCCGGAGTCACGTTCAACTTCGGCCAGAAGGTGGACAGCTCGGTTCTGGGCTCCTTAGGGAACAAATCGACTCCCCCCagcttctccttctcctcctcctcctcctcctcctccagtcaGACCTCAGTGTTCGGAGCTCCAGGATCAGCCGCTCCGCTGTCCTTTAGTGGGGCGAAAGCCGAGGACGCTCAACCCACAG ACGAAAACGGTGACGAGGAGTCGGAAGAGCCGCCCAAGCCTGAGGTCAAAGAGGTGAAAGAGGACGATGCTTTCTACTCCAAGAA GTGTAAAATGTTCTATAAGAAGGAATCGGAGTTCAAAGATAAAGGAGTGGGAACGCTGCACCTCAAAAATACACCCGAGGGGAAAACTCAGATGATCATCCGAGCCGACACCAACCTGG gaaacatcctgctgaacaTCATCGTGCAGTCATCCATGCCATGCACTCGGGTGGGGAAGAATAACGTGATGGTGGTGTGCGTGCCAAATCCACCCGTTGACGAAAAGAACCCCACCACCCCCGTCCCCCTGCTGATTCGGGTCAAAACCTCCGAGGACGCAGACGAGCTCCACAAGATCCTTGAAGAGAAGAAAGCCTGA